A window of Ruminococcus champanellensis 18P13 = JCM 17042 contains these coding sequences:
- a CDS encoding tetratricopeptide repeat protein, whose protein sequence is MGLFSFRRKKQSPEEQAEMLYTEGMTLIANNMWDAAYNSIRQAADLGHRGAIGQLAMMHIFGQGCEQDPETGLTLLHRAVELGNLYACYAFSVLYDHGVPGVTAQEAEAMCALAANAGMEEAAARMEQGFDMEGSA, encoded by the coding sequence ATGGGTCTGTTTTCTTTCAGAAGAAAAAAACAATCCCCGGAGGAGCAAGCTGAGATGCTTTACACCGAGGGGATGACGTTGATCGCAAATAATATGTGGGATGCGGCATACAATTCCATCCGGCAGGCGGCTGATCTGGGACATCGGGGTGCCATAGGGCAGCTTGCCATGATGCATATATTTGGCCAGGGCTGTGAGCAGGATCCGGAAACAGGGCTGACGCTTTTGCATCGGGCAGTGGAGCTTGGAAATCTGTATGCCTGCTATGCCTTTTCCGTACTGTACGATCATGGGGTGCCCGGTGTTACTGCACAGGAGGCGGAAGCCATGTGTGCTCTGGCGGCAAATGCAGGTATGGAGGAAGCGGCTGCACGAATGGAGCAGGGGTTTGATATGGAGGGATCGGCATGA
- a CDS encoding DUF1963 domain-containing protein, which produces MRLRIVEELWGIDRRTGKRSVNTTDNRVFPVVAGPELLEMPKGGCRFTIDAVDASGITVTVHCRNQAASRSWVIPAGESRFYLPHSMDGGYRYRLFYEDETAPNYYAIGMQVEKAEGEYDPAQSKFFGAPVIPSAWKDRFHDDIVFFAQIRLSELAHLDPENRLPHTGYLYFFLDAEMYPSDQMDMWVEYYPGEPDMIVDDFNEASPIPQGLNQDWLITFHAAVPGQDGTKLLGVPSDPDVPAEGAGLLLQYDPLDFEGVPFLSNLDGYAYVFFGSDATDYDAVTYRVVRS; this is translated from the coding sequence ATGAGGCTGAGAATTGTAGAGGAACTCTGGGGCATTGACCGCAGAACGGGAAAGCGCAGCGTCAACACTACGGATAACCGGGTCTTTCCGGTAGTTGCCGGGCCGGAGCTTCTGGAAATGCCAAAGGGCGGCTGCCGGTTTACCATTGATGCTGTGGATGCATCGGGTATTACAGTTACAGTGCATTGCCGGAACCAGGCGGCAAGCCGCAGTTGGGTGATTCCGGCGGGGGAAAGCCGCTTCTACCTGCCTCATTCTATGGATGGCGGATACCGCTACCGGCTGTTTTATGAGGATGAAACAGCGCCGAACTACTATGCCATTGGCATGCAGGTGGAAAAGGCGGAGGGAGAGTATGATCCGGCACAGAGCAAGTTTTTCGGTGCACCGGTGATTCCTAGTGCTTGGAAGGATCGCTTTCACGATGACATTGTATTTTTTGCGCAGATCCGTCTGTCGGAGCTTGCCCACCTGGATCCGGAAAACCGATTGCCCCACACCGGGTATCTGTACTTCTTCCTGGATGCGGAGATGTATCCTTCGGATCAGATGGATATGTGGGTGGAGTATTACCCGGGAGAGCCGGATATGATTGTGGATGATTTCAACGAAGCATCCCCCATTCCCCAGGGGCTGAACCAGGACTGGCTGATTACCTTCCATGCCGCCGTGCCGGGACAGGATGGCACCAAGCTGCTTGGAGTGCCGTCAGATCCGGATGTACCTGCGGAAGGGGCAGGGCTTTTGCTGCAGTATGACCCCCTGGATTTTGAGGGAGTCCCCTTTCTGTCCAATCTGGACGGCTATGCGTATGTATTTTTCGGCTCTGACGCCACAGACTATGACGCTGTTACCTACCGGGTAGTCAGATCATAA
- a CDS encoding SEL1-like repeat protein, with the protein MHKTKKLRKCIKWAKQGDPGAQYRLGIRFQLGKDCPKDLHQAAIWIRMAAEAGYPLAVVWMQDYGFDDSALLQALT; encoded by the coding sequence ATGCATAAAACAAAAAAGCTAAGAAAATGCATCAAATGGGCAAAGCAGGGGGATCCCGGCGCCCAGTATCGGCTGGGTATCCGTTTCCAGCTGGGGAAGGACTGCCCGAAGGATCTGCATCAGGCAGCCATATGGATCCGGATGGCAGCGGAAGCCGGATATCCGCTGGCAGTGGTGTGGATGCAGGATTACGGATTTGACGACAGTGCCCTGTTGCAGGCGTTGACTTAA
- a CDS encoding PD-(D/E)XK nuclease family protein, with amino-acid sequence MLHLIIGGAGCGKSTRLIGQIRKAYEQGEQIYALVPEQYSFTNDLKLYEALGPTAFNAIQSLSFTSLARALFQQYGGRSGEYADDLTKTILLYQSIRALSDSSAFSHFDRQAKKPAFQDAAAKAITELRRGSISPEALLEQTARLEGRLRDKAADLAVLYGDYDRQLREKGYKDSLTDITEAAALCAGNEHFKGALLFLDEFESFTGDQMEFLDVLFAQAKELWITLRTEDPEAPAYSVFDATNATYRRLLALAQKHGTGHEVLLCKEPFRFRYPDLAHISRSILRPVHTQLPTAEHIHVFEAKNCYTEADCACAHIRKLVREQGVRYADIAIVTHQLEEYAGILESACIRYSIPFHLDRKISCMHTALLQLMSGVLELISEKRPRTETLLRYAKTRLLGISCERTARLESYCYTWNVDGMMWLEPFTAGLEENSDLEALRLELVEPIMQLREACRGQNVRTLCKNLYQFLCRMNVPKNISGIAQDYQEAGCTAEASALKALWGSLADVLDALCNVLGDAVLPTSRFRDLMQALLSRISYSTPPQSLDAVLVASAETARLNAPKYVFVLGVSEGFFPSQVHSTGLFTDADKQQLEARELFLSRSTEQLIGDERLIAYKTLSSASDGLYLFYPLSDAAGSSRSPSALIQQIRDMFDAPMLRIAEQEDPCMYAATPRAAYDLTVQGFYRHTTEGASIREALKSDPVYGPRLASLDTLALTPEHRIAHTERIRELFGDRLYLSATRLETYNLCPFQYYMNYGLGIRADQKKEINPLETGNLVHYCLEQLLTGCPDKESFDALTEAEVTARVEQYAAQYLEQAMGGSFGKDARFASNYRRITGSIPPLIRHLQQELSQSAFRPVSMELKLSRQDGSIPVTLTTPSGIQLILGGKIDRVDLYEENGTRYIRVIDYKTGKKEFDLGKLLYGVDMQMLLYLFSITEPEGKYGGAVPAGVLYVPAGGLPCGRSRSQEDAQLEEYINQQYLMNGVMLKERSVLTAMEEHLAGIYIPATLAKDDPGEGEPKLKSVSGSAYLTREQFANLRTHARQVLTDMAEQLYGGRIPADPLVIGQKTPCAYCDCKEICGNVPNVTCRTYEKTAKEQMLERISGEEKEESEHA; translated from the coding sequence ATGCTGCATCTCATCATCGGCGGCGCAGGCTGCGGAAAATCCACCCGGCTGATCGGACAGATCCGGAAAGCCTATGAACAGGGGGAACAGATCTATGCCCTGGTGCCGGAGCAATACTCCTTTACCAACGATTTAAAGCTGTACGAGGCACTGGGACCGACGGCGTTCAATGCCATCCAGTCCCTCAGCTTCACCAGCCTTGCCCGGGCACTGTTTCAGCAGTATGGAGGGCGAAGCGGAGAATATGCGGACGATCTGACCAAGACCATTCTGCTGTATCAGAGCATCCGGGCACTCAGCGACAGCAGCGCCTTTTCCCACTTTGACCGACAGGCAAAAAAGCCCGCCTTTCAGGATGCTGCCGCCAAGGCCATCACGGAGCTGCGCCGAGGCAGCATCTCCCCGGAAGCACTGCTGGAGCAGACCGCAAGGCTGGAGGGCAGGCTCCGGGATAAGGCGGCGGATCTGGCGGTGCTGTACGGGGATTACGACCGGCAGCTCCGGGAGAAGGGCTATAAGGACAGTCTGACGGATATTACAGAGGCAGCCGCCCTCTGTGCCGGGAATGAGCATTTTAAAGGCGCTCTGTTGTTTCTGGATGAATTTGAAAGCTTTACCGGCGATCAGATGGAATTCCTGGATGTGCTGTTTGCCCAGGCAAAGGAGCTCTGGATCACCCTGCGGACGGAGGATCCGGAAGCCCCTGCCTACTCGGTGTTTGACGCTACCAACGCCACCTACCGGAGGCTGCTGGCACTGGCGCAAAAGCACGGCACCGGACACGAAGTTCTTCTTTGCAAGGAGCCTTTTCGATTCCGTTACCCGGATCTTGCCCATATAAGCCGGAGCATTCTGCGGCCGGTGCATACCCAGCTGCCGACGGCGGAGCACATTCATGTGTTCGAGGCAAAAAACTGCTATACAGAAGCGGACTGCGCCTGTGCCCATATCCGAAAGCTTGTCCGGGAGCAGGGGGTGCGCTATGCGGACATCGCCATTGTCACTCACCAGCTGGAGGAGTATGCAGGAATCCTGGAATCCGCCTGCATCCGCTATTCCATTCCCTTTCACCTGGACAGAAAAATCTCCTGCATGCATACCGCCCTGCTGCAGCTCATGTCCGGGGTACTGGAGCTGATCAGCGAAAAACGTCCCCGGACAGAGACCCTGCTCCGGTATGCAAAAACCCGGCTGCTTGGCATCTCCTGTGAACGGACTGCCCGGTTGGAATCCTACTGCTATACCTGGAACGTGGACGGTATGATGTGGCTGGAGCCTTTCACCGCCGGACTGGAGGAAAACAGCGACCTGGAGGCGCTGCGCCTGGAACTGGTGGAGCCGATCATGCAGCTGCGTGAGGCATGCCGGGGACAGAATGTGCGAACCCTCTGCAAAAATCTGTACCAGTTCCTTTGCCGGATGAATGTGCCGAAAAACATCAGCGGCATCGCCCAGGATTACCAGGAGGCTGGCTGTACAGCGGAGGCATCCGCCCTGAAAGCCCTGTGGGGCAGTCTGGCGGATGTGCTGGACGCACTGTGCAATGTGCTGGGAGATGCGGTGCTGCCCACATCCCGGTTCCGGGATCTGATGCAGGCGCTGCTGAGCCGGATCAGCTACAGTACGCCCCCCCAGTCTCTGGATGCGGTACTGGTGGCGTCCGCCGAAACAGCCCGGCTGAATGCCCCCAAGTATGTGTTTGTACTGGGGGTCAGCGAAGGCTTCTTCCCCAGCCAGGTTCACAGCACCGGGCTGTTTACCGATGCGGACAAGCAGCAGCTGGAGGCACGGGAGCTGTTTCTTTCCCGTTCTACGGAGCAGCTGATCGGGGACGAGCGGCTGATCGCCTATAAAACCCTGTCCTCCGCCTCTGATGGGCTGTATTTGTTTTATCCCCTGTCAGACGCTGCCGGCAGCAGCCGCAGTCCATCTGCTCTGATCCAGCAGATCCGGGATATGTTCGATGCCCCCATGCTCCGGATCGCCGAGCAGGAGGATCCCTGCATGTATGCCGCCACGCCGAGAGCCGCCTACGACCTGACAGTACAGGGCTTTTACCGGCACACAACAGAGGGTGCAAGCATCCGGGAAGCGCTGAAATCAGATCCGGTGTACGGTCCCCGGCTGGCGTCCCTGGACACCCTTGCATTGACGCCGGAGCATCGGATCGCCCACACGGAACGGATCCGGGAGCTATTCGGAGACCGGCTGTATTTGTCCGCCACCCGGCTGGAGACCTATAACCTGTGCCCCTTCCAGTATTACATGAACTATGGGCTGGGCATCCGGGCAGATCAGAAAAAAGAAATCAACCCGCTGGAAACTGGCAATCTGGTGCATTACTGCCTGGAGCAGTTGCTGACCGGCTGTCCGGATAAGGAAAGCTTTGACGCACTGACCGAAGCGGAGGTCACTGCCCGGGTGGAGCAGTATGCAGCCCAGTATCTGGAACAGGCAATGGGAGGCAGCTTCGGCAAGGATGCCCGGTTTGCAAGCAACTATCGGCGCATCACCGGAAGCATTCCGCCCCTGATCCGGCATTTACAGCAGGAGCTTTCCCAATCCGCATTCCGCCCCGTATCCATGGAGCTGAAGCTATCCCGGCAGGACGGCAGCATACCGGTAACTCTTACCACTCCTTCCGGGATCCAACTGATCTTAGGGGGCAAGATCGACCGGGTGGATCTATATGAGGAAAACGGCACCCGGTATATCCGGGTCATCGACTACAAAACCGGGAAGAAGGAATTTGACCTGGGAAAGCTGCTGTATGGGGTGGACATGCAGATGCTGCTGTACCTGTTTTCCATCACCGAGCCGGAGGGTAAATACGGTGGGGCAGTGCCCGCCGGCGTGCTGTATGTGCCTGCCGGGGGACTGCCCTGTGGTCGTAGCCGCAGCCAGGAGGATGCCCAGCTGGAGGAGTACATCAATCAACAGTATCTGATGAACGGCGTCATGCTCAAGGAACGCAGTGTGCTGACCGCCATGGAGGAGCATCTTGCAGGCATCTACATTCCAGCAACGCTTGCAAAGGATGATCCGGGAGAGGGAGAACCAAAGCTGAAATCTGTCAGCGGCTCCGCATACCTGACAAGGGAGCAGTTCGCCAACCTGCGCACGCATGCAAGACAGGTACTGACGGACATGGCGGAGCAACTGTATGGGGGACGTATTCCGGCAGATCCGCTGGTGATCGGGCAAAAAACACCCTGCGCCTACTGTGACTGCAAGGAAATCTGCGGCAATGTGCCCAATGTGACCTGTCGCACATATGAGAAAACAGCAAAGGAACAGATGCTGGAGCGGATCTCCGGCGAAGAAAAGGAGGAATCGGAACATGCGTAA
- a CDS encoding RICIN domain-containing protein yields the protein MNQHKRITSVLLAAAMTAGLFVQPGTLSGTAEAADASYPVQEFRMGVSDTDRNINLHSGETGDYLSTQTQNGTAAEKWYLHYVSAGVYEIVSAQTGCIITNENGLAVMSPDTDGANQRWKIVPIEQDFEGYDLYYKIVSNADNGAALTFRDGSNSIGVESYTGADAQKFRLDLNGLEGFAAVSKVNGKLKAGTIGGLLGETVIVKTAADLVSALDSTEPKTVVIGADIDLGSQDKTKQRIRDDKTIVGSFDSNTIYDSQLRNDDFYGADDRPSQNIVIRNVNWVARTLNNNGSGVILLQFYGVRNLWLDHNSFSATFGQNKDNEVGKFVWINTPAANWSDGKYNGYNPDYITASYNYFKNRYWTFAFGSQNKDTSRLHTTLMYNKWEQCSRRCPQYSNGYDHNYNNYHTVTDGSNSNKSSQVIGGEGSRVVNENCRFEGYAGNELDPDRNSAISFTESGSYTSDSPSGTPSAVSFKNLGSAWTVTDCYSYSLIAAYNTKGTDVKAFCNAYSGCFSSSQQIKYITDSDMSSFVEKACKSGFLRSVNVGNDPVGSLKTGAEMDTAHSFVIRNTGSQLYLSDGIQTAEETLFRFQTDQDGYYRIFDAELKSCLWVTDNSKDNAAIVRLHTYTGDEGELFKFVEQADGTYTIVSKLTRDASCLGVAAGSLETGAQVVQWSCDETPSQSWEVSIRIQPLTGVLMDAAVLDTAYDSSWSLEQALQTGSLVYGDRDVTYGEIPATLQGAEYLRPACDSKNIQGDLVQITAKADLVLYAALDTRVEQLPQWLEGWTKTEQVLDNSKQVIYALCCRTVQTGETVTLGSNGQVQGCVQYTVFAVQQGLSGDVNGDGQCTAADAVMLQKFLIRAGGLTNPTAADLSGDSVINGMDLVLLKRQLLVK from the coding sequence ATGAACCAACACAAACGCATAACCAGTGTGCTTCTGGCTGCTGCAATGACAGCAGGGCTTTTTGTACAGCCCGGCACGTTGTCCGGCACAGCGGAAGCCGCAGATGCATCCTATCCGGTGCAGGAATTCCGCATGGGTGTCAGCGACACGGACCGGAACATCAATCTGCATTCCGGTGAAACCGGCGATTACCTCAGCACCCAGACTCAGAACGGCACTGCCGCAGAAAAGTGGTATCTACATTATGTCAGTGCCGGGGTCTATGAGATCGTCAGCGCGCAGACCGGCTGCATCATCACCAACGAGAATGGCTTGGCGGTCATGTCGCCGGATACGGACGGGGCAAATCAGCGCTGGAAGATTGTGCCTATAGAGCAGGATTTTGAGGGCTATGACCTGTACTACAAAATCGTCAGCAACGCAGATAACGGTGCAGCACTTACCTTCCGGGACGGCAGCAACTCCATTGGCGTGGAATCCTACACCGGTGCGGATGCACAAAAGTTCCGGCTGGATCTGAACGGACTGGAGGGCTTTGCCGCTGTCAGTAAGGTGAACGGTAAGCTGAAGGCAGGTACCATTGGCGGCTTGCTGGGGGAAACCGTGATTGTGAAAACGGCAGCGGATCTGGTCAGTGCGCTGGACAGCACGGAGCCGAAAACCGTGGTGATCGGGGCGGATATTGACCTGGGCAGCCAGGACAAAACCAAGCAGCGCATCCGGGACGATAAAACCATTGTCGGCTCCTTTGACAGCAATACGATCTATGACAGCCAGCTGCGCAACGATGACTTCTATGGGGCGGACGACCGTCCCAGCCAGAATATCGTGATCCGCAATGTGAACTGGGTAGCAAGAACCCTGAACAACAACGGCAGCGGTGTGATCCTGCTGCAATTTTACGGGGTACGAAACCTGTGGTTGGATCACAACAGCTTCAGCGCCACCTTTGGTCAGAATAAGGACAACGAGGTGGGAAAGTTCGTGTGGATCAATACCCCGGCGGCAAACTGGTCGGATGGCAAATACAACGGCTACAACCCGGATTACATCACCGCCTCCTATAACTACTTCAAGAACCGGTACTGGACCTTTGCCTTCGGCTCTCAGAATAAGGATACCTCCCGGCTGCATACCACACTGATGTACAACAAGTGGGAGCAGTGCTCCAGACGCTGTCCCCAGTATTCCAATGGTTATGATCACAACTACAACAACTATCACACGGTTACGGATGGCAGCAACTCCAACAAGTCCTCCCAGGTGATCGGAGGGGAAGGCTCCCGGGTGGTCAACGAAAACTGCCGGTTTGAGGGATATGCGGGCAACGAGCTGGATCCGGACAGGAACAGTGCCATTTCCTTTACGGAAAGCGGATCCTACACTTCTGACAGTCCTTCCGGCACGCCTTCCGCAGTCAGCTTCAAGAATCTGGGCAGTGCCTGGACGGTGACGGACTGCTACAGCTATTCTCTGATCGCCGCATACAACACAAAGGGCACGGATGTAAAAGCATTCTGCAATGCATATTCCGGCTGCTTCAGCAGCAGCCAGCAGATCAAGTACATTACAGACAGTGATATGAGCAGCTTTGTTGAGAAAGCATGCAAAAGCGGTTTTCTCCGTTCTGTGAATGTGGGAAATGATCCGGTAGGCTCTCTGAAAACCGGCGCAGAAATGGATACTGCCCACAGCTTCGTGATCCGGAACACAGGCAGTCAGCTGTATCTGTCCGATGGGATCCAGACGGCGGAGGAGACCCTGTTCCGGTTCCAGACTGACCAGGATGGCTACTACCGGATCTTTGACGCTGAGCTGAAATCCTGTCTCTGGGTGACGGATAACAGCAAGGACAATGCAGCGATCGTCCGTCTGCATACCTATACCGGAGATGAGGGAGAGCTGTTCAAATTTGTGGAGCAGGCAGACGGTACCTATACCATCGTCAGCAAGCTGACCCGGGATGCCTCCTGTCTGGGCGTGGCTGCCGGATCTCTGGAGACAGGGGCGCAGGTAGTCCAGTGGAGCTGTGACGAAACGCCCTCCCAGAGCTGGGAGGTTTCTATCCGCATCCAGCCGCTGACCGGTGTGCTGATGGACGCAGCCGTTCTGGATACTGCCTATGACAGTAGCTGGAGCCTGGAGCAGGCGCTGCAGACCGGGAGTCTGGTGTACGGAGACCGGGACGTGACCTACGGGGAGATCCCCGCAACGCTGCAGGGTGCGGAGTATCTGCGGCCTGCATGCGATTCCAAGAACATACAGGGGGATCTGGTACAAATCACTGCAAAGGCGGATCTGGTGCTGTACGCTGCACTGGATACCCGGGTGGAGCAGCTGCCCCAGTGGCTGGAGGGCTGGACAAAAACGGAGCAGGTGCTGGACAACAGTAAGCAAGTCATCTATGCACTGTGCTGCCGGACTGTGCAGACCGGGGAAACAGTGACCCTTGGCTCCAACGGTCAGGTGCAGGGCTGTGTGCAGTATACGGTGTTTGCAGTGCAGCAAGGGCTTTCCGGAGATGTAAACGGAGACGGACAATGCACCGCTGCGGATGCAGTGATGCTGCAAAAATTCCTGATCCGGGCAGGCGGTCTGACCAACCCTACGGCGGCGGATCTTTCCGGGGATAGCGTCATCAACGGTATGGATCTTGTATTGCTCAAGCGACAGCTTCTCGTGAAATAA